Proteins from a genomic interval of Psychrobacter urativorans:
- a CDS encoding RluA family pseudouridine synthase → MTDDANAPEAPAIFNSKTRPQSADDEISNFGKVNYLEVTRHQHDQRLDNFLLNRLKGLPKPHIYKMIRSDEIRVNNKRCKAHDRVQREDVVRIAPVVLATRDKPIISKEFAKSLLARVVYEDEGLIVLNKPSGIAVHGGSGLDFGVIEAMREVTDKKYLELIHRIDKDTSGLLMISKKRSTLKALQQHLIDRTIQKHYLCLAKGQPALNEQSIDAPLLRYTLASGERRVKVDKQDEQAKESQTNIIVHSRFTIADQPVSLIEAKPLTGRTHQIRVHLAHIGHAILGDDKYNVHDKSGVHRLCLHAWRLDIPGYEPIIAPLPEDMAALLPEGTELPKV, encoded by the coding sequence ATGACTGACGACGCAAACGCCCCTGAAGCCCCTGCTATTTTCAACAGTAAAACCCGTCCGCAAAGCGCTGACGATGAGATTAGCAACTTCGGCAAGGTCAATTATCTGGAAGTAACGCGCCATCAACATGATCAGCGCTTGGATAATTTTTTACTTAACCGCCTAAAAGGGTTGCCAAAACCGCATATCTATAAAATGATTCGCTCGGACGAGATTCGCGTGAATAATAAGCGTTGTAAAGCGCATGATAGAGTCCAACGTGAAGACGTGGTGCGTATTGCGCCTGTGGTACTGGCGACGCGTGACAAGCCAATTATCAGTAAAGAATTTGCCAAAAGCTTATTGGCACGTGTGGTCTATGAAGATGAGGGTTTAATCGTCCTTAATAAGCCATCAGGTATCGCGGTACATGGCGGTAGTGGGCTTGATTTTGGTGTGATTGAAGCGATGCGTGAAGTGACGGATAAAAAATATCTGGAGCTTATCCACCGTATTGATAAAGACACATCAGGGCTGCTGATGATTTCTAAGAAGCGCTCAACACTGAAAGCGCTACAACAGCACTTAATTGATAGAACCATTCAAAAGCACTACTTATGTCTTGCTAAAGGACAGCCTGCACTGAATGAGCAGTCTATTGATGCGCCATTATTACGTTATACGCTGGCAAGCGGTGAGCGCCGTGTCAAGGTTGACAAGCAAGATGAGCAAGCAAAAGAAAGTCAGACTAATATTATCGTACACAGCCGTTTTACCATAGCGGATCAGCCAGTCAGTCTTATTGAAGCCAAGCCGCTGACAGGACGTACGCATCAAATCCGCGTACATTTAGCGCATATTGGTCATGCTATCTTGGGTGATGATAAGTATAACGTACATGATAAATCTGGCGTTCATCGCCTGTGCTTACATGCATGGCGCTTAGATATTCCGGGTTACGAGCCGATTATTGCGCCACTGCCTGAAGATATGGCGGCATTATTACCAGAAGGCACAGAACTGCCAAAAGTATAG
- a CDS encoding HAD-IA family hydrolase: MDSIGLIVESMHIAGEAHGFQTTDAAVKEIIGLSLLTGIDILYPQATAEQKLAIEKSYSEYYIPNSHRTPFFYPIEDMLQTLQQQGKQLAVATGKKRRGLDRVLAASNSEHYFVVTRCADESGSKPHPQMLSDILAHTQQPITNAVFIGDSIYDIQMANTLGMTSIAVNYGTAAHTELADEQPSYQVETPEELVRLLCS, from the coding sequence ATGGATTCGATAGGTTTAATCGTCGAATCCATGCATATTGCTGGAGAAGCGCATGGTTTTCAGACCACTGACGCAGCGGTAAAAGAGATTATTGGTTTAAGTTTACTCACAGGGATTGATATTTTATATCCGCAAGCCACTGCTGAGCAAAAGCTGGCAATTGAAAAAAGCTATAGTGAGTATTACATTCCTAATAGTCACCGTACGCCGTTCTTCTATCCTATAGAAGATATGCTGCAAACCTTGCAACAGCAGGGCAAACAGCTGGCAGTTGCCACGGGTAAAAAACGTCGCGGTCTAGATAGAGTGTTGGCTGCTTCAAATAGCGAGCATTATTTTGTGGTTACGCGCTGTGCTGATGAGTCCGGCTCAAAGCCACATCCGCAAATGCTGAGTGATATTTTGGCGCATACCCAACAGCCCATTACCAATGCCGTTTTTATTGGCGACAGTATTTATGACATTCAAATGGCAAATACGTTGGGCATGACCAGTATTGCAGTCAATTATGGCACTGCTGCGCATACCGAGCTTGCAGATGAGCAGCCGAGTTATCAGGTGGAGACACCGGAAGAATTGGTAAGATTGCTGTGTAGTTAG